The following DNA comes from Dermacentor andersoni chromosome 2, qqDerAnde1_hic_scaffold, whole genome shotgun sequence.
TGCCCAGTGATCCGAGTTGCCGAACAGCTTGGGCCATTATTACACTTGTGCTCATTGTCGTGGTGCCGtcatggtcattccatcgtcgcgATTTCACGTTTGCTATCTTACTTTAATTATGCCGTAGTCGTCAAGCCTTCTACGCCGACACACCGGGCCAAGTTGTCTAATATCTTcaaccactaggtatgtgctggtGGCAGTGGTTCCGTCGTGGTAGTTCCATCGTTCTCATTTCAGGTTTGTGACCTGTATCTCGCCATGCCGGCGTCGCACACCCTCTACGCCGACCACGTTGCCAAAGATGTCTAATCGCTTGGAGGTGGTGATGCTGTCGTGGTGGTTGCAACATCGTAATTCCAGCTTCGTCAATCGCATCTCGTCGTACCGTTGTCGTCACCCCATCGTCGCTGGACCATCGTCGACATATAGACTTCGTGATACAGACGCCGTTacgccgttgtcgtcatacactcgtcatcaTACGATTcttgtcataccattgtcatgccatcgccgtcattctGTGGTCGTAATACGGTCGTTTTCATGCATTTATCGTCGTACCGTGATCATGAGGCCGTCGCGGTCGTTCTATCCCCATAATTCTAACTTCATCATCCAGTTTTCGTCATGCCGCCGTCTTTACGTAGTCATCGTCATACAACTGTCGTCGATTCAGTAACGTCATTTATGATCGTCCTGTTTTCGTCGTCGTAATGCCTTCTTTCTATCCATGTTAATCCTGCTTCGGCTTTTAGCGtaattatgccgccgttgtcataccgtcgtcaccATGCCGTCCTCGCCGTGCATTTCTAGTAATTTCAGCTCCCTCTTTCGGTTGTGATCATaccgtcgtcatacactcgtcgtcatccaaTAGTCCTCCGGTCGGTATGGTCACGCTGCGTGGTTATATTAACGTCATGTCATCATACCATTTTCGTCATACGGCCTTTGCCTTTCTGTCGGAGTCACTTTCTTTGCCACTCCATATGCGTTAGTCCGTCGGCGTCATAAAGTCGCCGTCATGCCACCACCTTCAAGCATTATTAAGGCATGCGAGTACTATATCAACATGAAAAGATACTGTATTCTGCCACATATCACCAATGCAATGGAACTACCCACGTTAAACAGACTTTACCTCAGAAATACGGTGTCGCTACATCGCTCGAATGCTACTCGCATTACCATCTAAAGTCATCGTGAGAGGAGCACTGCCGTAATATTTCTTAATTAGACGTGCCTTAAAAATTAGAACTAGCTGCTTCCTAACGAGAAGGTGTAACAATGAAAATGAAAGCATAACATTAAGGTGCGCAATGAAATAGTCTATGTTGAGCACACAAACGTTAAGCTTGCTGTTCCGTAACTGTGAAAAAGTATTGGAATACACCGTTGTTTTCATGTATATTGGTCATGATGTAATAAAATATTTAAAACTCGTTTGCATGAACAGTCAATTTTGATGTACTTGTATCGTAAAATTAGGAATAGCCGGGCGAGTTTGTGTATCGGCGACTACATGCAACAGAACATGGATTCGTTTGCGTTAATTGGGCACAGCCACAAAGGTGCccgcaaagtgtccaagggccgATTCAAATAACGCTTGCATAGATACGCTACGCTCCGATCTCGTCACCACATGGCTCCGCGCTGAACTGGCCCGGGCGACTAAGGCAAAAATGTACAGCGACATATAGAAGAGCCGACCCTACACTCCAACGGGACTAAGACCAACGAAGAAGAGTTCGTAATTACCCGCAAACAACGCCTATGAACTTCTACCCTTCGTGTGTCAGTTTTTGCAGTAGGTAACATGTTATGCGGTAGACTTCGTCAACAACAGCACCGGCATGTTGAATCTACAGTGAATGTTGATTCGCGTGCGATGCAAACAAAAGCTCGACCAAGTTGTTGAGCAATCTCACTATTTTATTGTACTATATATTTCTTATGGGATGCGCGGCTACTGTGGTCCTTCCGTGAAGAGCTCCTTGAACCTAACGTCAAGCTGCTGCGCCAGCTTGTCCACGAATTCGAAGGTGTTGAGGTAGTCCCTCCGGTCGACCTTGCCGAACCCCTTGACGCACGACGCCAGGTCCTTGGTCATGAAGCCCGACTCGACTGTGTCGAGGCAGACCCGCTCCAGACACCTGGCGAACGCAATGAGCTTGGCGTCGCCGTCGAGCTTTCCCCGATGCGCGAGCCCCTTGGTCCAGGTGTACACCGAGGACAGCGCGTTGGTGGAGGTCTCCAGCCCCGCGGTGTGGCGCCGGTAGTGCTTAGTGACGGTGCCGTGCGCAGCCTCGGTCATCGTCGTCTTGTTGTCGGGGCAGATGAGCACGCTCGTCATGAGCCCCAGCGAGCCGAAGCCCTGCGCGATGAAGTCCGACTGGATGTCGCCGTCGTAGTTCTTGCACGCCCACACGAAGCCGCCCTCCATGCGCAGTGAGCGCGCCACCATGTCGTCCATGAGCCGGTGCTGGAAGAAGATGCCCTTCTCCATGTAGCGGCTCTTGTACTTCTTCTGGTAGAGCATCTCGAATATGCCCTTGAAGCGGCCGTCGTACTTCTTCATGATGGTCTCCTTGGTGCTCAGGAACAGCGGGTAGCCGCGCTGCAGCGCGAACTGGAAGCAGCAGTACGCGAACTCGGTGATGGAACGGTCCGTGTTGCACATGGCGGCCGCCACTCCCAGCGTGTCGTCGAAGTCGTAAATCTGTTGCGAATACAAAGGACGTCCGGTTGTAACGTAGGCCTATTTAAAATGAGCGAAAAGACTGATTTGAAGCAACTATCACGTATATGCGCATTCCGGCGATTTGTATTTGACGGAGCAAAAGTTTTTATAAGAGGCAATGAGTCACCGGTGACACACTCTACAAGCCCACCATCCCATTGACAAAAATCACATCGAATAACATGAGCACGTTATGAGAAACAGTTATTCGAAATATTTATGCATGCAATATTTGTGGTAATTTTTGCACCATATGCTCTTACACACCTTTGGTACTTATCTTGAGTAGTATTCTGTTGGAGCGCTAAAAAACAAGAAACACAGCTACAACACCAATAAAAAGTCGGTAATTTAGTGTATACAAATGATATGTTTGTCATAATTAGAGAGCTTGGGTACAATAGTTGGGGCGCGGACTCGTCCAAGTGGTCAAGCATATCGAATTTGCAGGCATGGAGAAAGAAGTGTTTGAGGAGAGGAATCTGCTAGGCCGCGACCGCGCGCGCGGGCGGCCCGATAAAGTCACGGTCGGGCGCGGGTTAGATGATGGCAACACGCACGACGCGTCATCTGTCGAGCTGCGGCGAAAACTGCGTTTAGATGTTCTTCTATAGACACAAAAATTGCGATATCGTCACAGTTATTGAAAATTTTCCCGTATTTCATTCTGGGACGTCAATAAATATTAATGGCGAACATTTTAGCCGCAGCTATTAATGAATACTGTCCTAATTACATGCCGCACTGGGCTTGAAACGAGCTACGCCGACGCCGTCTCAGTTCGCTCGCTCACAGAAGTAGGCATAGTGCAAACcgcgcagttcttttttttttctgcgtcctACGGATCTTCAGACACTTGAAGCGATTTCGTAGGAGTAAGCGCTTCCCAGCAATGGTCATTAACGATGCTTTCAATCATCTAGGGCGCAACGGGCAACAAGTTACAAGACCAATCTAAATGTGAACTAATGGCATACAGGGTAAGTACTGTCATTGGCTGGAACAAATCATACCCAACGTATCGATCTCGcgttttaaaaaaaaaggcatgcatTATGGATTTCGTGTTTCAAAAAAATACATCACAGAGGTAATTGTTCTCTAAGTGAAGCATTTCTTTCTGATAATTTTTCAAGGCATTTGGAGCCGGCGAAGAGGCGCAAGAAACGTGCGTAAAAGAATAGTGGTAAATCGCAACCGAACGGCCTTGAACCGGTGAGCCTTATCAGAGAGCGCACTGCGCGCGTTCTCATTTTCGGCGAGCCGACTAACGACAGAGGGCGCATCGGCGCCGTGCACGACTAAAGGCTTTAGTGCACGACGACATGACTTTATTGGGACGCCCGAGCGAGCGCAGTTTCGCTTCCTCAGTAATTCTCGCTCCGTGTTGCAGAACGGATGAAAAGAACTTGCTGATGTATCATGTGATCTACTTTAGTGGAATCAGATTTTTTAAATTGAATATATATGATGCGATGACGCTTTCTTCACTATGCCTTCTTTCAGCATAGCGGACACTAGGTTGCCGAACAGCCCGTCGTAGTCTGTTGCTAATTAAATAATATTCGTTATCTAAATTTGTAATTACTGCTTTTAACACCAATGCTGCAATGCGAGTATTGGAGGAAGACGTCACAAGAAGGGAAAATCAATTTACGCGATTTTAAAAAAGTCGTAAGTTAAGATATTCGTCGACGAAAGATGGGCTCCAATGCCGAAACTTGGCACACAATGAGCAACTAGAGAAGTGCCCGCCtgacgctttccgcctcgtttgGTTTCTTTACGTCAACGAGTTGACCGCTTATGCGGGCGTCTTATGAAGATAAGAGAAGAGTTAAGAGTGAGATAAAACGAAGATAAGACTTATGTCGCTTGCGTCACAAACGAGCGACGGCGGATTCAACGCCTCAGCAGGACATCACAGCGAGCTACGTCGAGGCAGCACCGTGAATACCGTGCCCGGGGCATTAGCTCTTTGCGGGTCCCCGTTTCGGTGGCAAAGCGAAAAAGGCATTTTTCTCAGCGAATatgagagacctccttcctagcGCTTGCGTGACCATTGTGCACACGCATGAATTGCGCGAGAGCCGTGGTGACTTTTACTCCTCGAACGCTGCCCTTTCTTAGGTACTAGTCCAACGGAGGAGAGTGAGCTTAGCTCCgtttgtccctagccgagctgcACTTCGCGGCAATGGATAAATACTCAGGATTCAGCGAGCCCTTCGTTCGGCTTCTGTGGCGCCGCACCGAAGCATTCGACTAGTCAATAAGGGGCGTGTGGTGGAATTCTCTGGTTCAGCTTTTACATCCGTAAGCGTTTCTTttcctacccaacgaggaaacccgtccgtacTTCTGTCACGTTCAACGATCGCTTCAGGGgagagcccgcagcagcgagcgaatggacaTTCGTGCTGCCTCGCGCTCACcgcgaactaagtggcgagagtacagcgcacacgaagctatcagcactgcACGCACTCTGTCCTCATCGCAGGTAGCTTTCAGCATAGGGCCCATGCGGCCACGCCATACGCGGCCACCGTCGGAGTGCAGTTGATCACTATGAATGATGGTTCACATCgagagcaggcagtgtcttcgaCCACGTCTATGCAAGAGGTCTATCAACGAGACACTGTTCAATAACGTCACGTACTACAGCACGCATCAGCCAATGCTCATCTTCCAAACGCGCTATCATATAACATGAGTGAATATTGCTACTGCTCGCGACCTCTTCATGTCATGCTGGCATCGGCCAACATTTCGGTGTTGTCATGACTCTTTCGAGGTGTGTGTCGCCATTATACCAAAGACATCAGCATAGGATGACGAAACAGCATTTGATTTGTAGCACATGCTTACACCTCACAGAGGAAACTCTGCACGCaatatttttgtcttttttaaaGTTTCTGCatcattatattttttttcgcatttctttTCTACACTGCCGTTTGTTATGCTACGTTTCGCCACTAGGCTTTACCTGTTTTCCCTATGTTTCGCCATCACGCCTTGGGTTTCTGCCAAGGGGGGCGAAGCGACCTGGCACCAAGCGCGAGGGCTGAGGGTTTAGGTAGATGCCGCGTTCGATGCAGCATACCAATAAATTAGCACGCGTTATTGCTGCAAATTCGTTTAGCGGAAAATAATCAATTGCGCGTTATACGGACTTTCATATTCATGGCTGCGCCGCGCATACGCAGAGCGTGCCCATGTGGCACGTACTCATCCCGCCACCCATGACAGCACCACTGATTGAGCGCCGAAGATGCACTGCGAAACGGCAAACTTTAGGTTACGCGCCCCAGTGACACGGGCCAACCATTGACGACAGAACAACTGACACTTCGCAAATACAGACCCTGTGTCGGCTATTATAATCCCGTTTGGACGGAAGTTTGGCAAGCCGACGAAGGAAAATGCGTTGTCGTCCTTAGTATTCACGCAAACCTATATATTGAGGCGCAACACAGGCAATATTCCTCAGCCAAAAGTCCCCCATTTTCTTTTTGGAAACATTTTGGGTCGCGCAAGCGAGGGAAAGAAGCTTTAGTGACGAATATCTCCAAATGAGACGCCGTATTGAAAACCTTTTAAATTACGTCTGCTTCAAACTGCGTTCTCCTCCTATACCATCTTTGCAATTAAGCTTTAAAGCTGTTATTGGCAACGTGACTGACCAACCTTATAGAATTCGCGAAGCAACCGTAATTGCCACTCGATCATCTGAACTACTCGAACTAATTCTGAGCTACTCGAACGCAATCTCTTCTCACCAATTTCTACTCGAGCATGCTGAAAGAGTGAATAGTAAAGAAAGCGCCATCGGCACCAATTAAACGGTATTTAAAAAATGTCTTTCCGTTAAGATAGATCATCTGGTATATCTACGAGAACACGTGGGAACAGCACGAGAAGACAGACCAGATTAGATCCAGCAAGTGAACTCGTGCAGTCTAATCTTATTCTGTCTTCTTGTCCTGCTCCCAAGTGCTGTCGTACCTACGTGCCCGTACATCTGGTACGTATGAAATCTGCCGGCGCTTACGTCAAGGTGGTAGGGGGCTCCGATGGTGGGCGAGTAGTTGATCTGGAGCGTGCCGGGTCCGGGCACCACGAAGTCCTTGCAGTTGTACTGGTCGCCGAACGCGTGGCGCGCGATGATGATGGGCTTGCGCCACTGCTTCACGAGCGGCGGGATGTTGCGGCACACGATGGGCTCCCGGAAGACGGCGCCGCCCagcgcgttgcggatggcggcgTTGGGCGACATCCACATGCGCTTCAGGTGGTACTTCTCGAGCACGTCCTTCTCGGCCGTGATGGTGGCGCACTTGACGCCCACGTTGTGCGTCCTCAGCGCCTGGGTGGCCTCCAGGGTGACCGTGTCGTTGGTCTGGTTGCGGTGCTCGATCGACAGGTCGAACACCCTCAGGTCGGCGTCCACGTACGGCACGATGAGCTTCTCGCGGACCAggtcccagacgacgcgcgccaTGTCGTCGCCCCGCATCTCGACCACGGGCCCGCACTTGAGCTT
Coding sequences within:
- the LOC126540318 gene encoding isocitrate dehydrogenase [NADP] cytoplasmic-like, which codes for MEKLKCGPVVEMRGDDMARVVWDLVREKLIVPYVDADLRVFDLSIEHRNQTNDTVTLEATQALRTHNVGVKCATITAEKDVLEKYHLKRMWMSPNAAIRNALGGAVFREPIVCRNIPPLVKQWRKPIIIARHAFGDQYNCKDFVVPGPGTLQINYSPTIGAPYHLDIYDFDDTLGVAAAMCNTDRSITEFAYCCFQFALQRGYPLFLSTKETIMKKYDGRFKGIFEMLYQKKYKSRYMEKGIFFQHRLMDDMVARSLRMEGGFVWACKNYDGDIQSDFIAQGFGSLGLMTSVLICPDNKTTMTEAAHGTVTKHYRRHTAGLETSTNALSSVYTWTKGLAHRGKLDGDAKLIAFARCLERVCLDTVESGFMTKDLASCVKGFGKVDRRDYLNTFEFVDKLAQQLDVRFKELFTEGPQ